A part of Miscanthus floridulus cultivar M001 chromosome 6, ASM1932011v1, whole genome shotgun sequence genomic DNA contains:
- the LOC136460798 gene encoding probable serine/threonine-protein kinase PIX13, which translates to MVLGEGGFGRVYKGWADERTLNPAKSNAGVIVAVKKLNPESVQGLQEWQSEVNFLGRLSHPNLVRLLGYCGEDRELLLVYEFMSKGSLENHLFRRGGNLEALSWSRRLKIATGAARGLAFLHSSDSF; encoded by the exons ATGGTGCTCGGGGAGGGCGGCTTCGGCCGGGTCTACAAGGGCTGGGCCGACGAGCGCACGCTCAACCCGGCCAAGAGCAACGCCGGCGTCATCGTCGCCGTCAAGAAGCTTAACCCGGAGAGCGTCCAGGGCCTGCAGGAGTGGCAG TCGGAGGTCAACTTCCTGGGTAGACTGTCGCATCCCAACCTGGTGAGGCTGCTTGGCTACTGCGGCGAAGACAGGGAGCTGCTCCTGGTGTACGAGTTCATGTCCAAAGGCAGCCTGGAAAACCATCTCTTCAGAA GGGGTGGAAACTTGGAGGCGCTGTCGTGGAGCCGGAGGCTCAAGATCGCCACGGGCGCGGCGCGCGGCCTCGCCTTCCTGCACTCGTCGGATTCCTTTTAA
- the LOC136458559 gene encoding dihydroflavonol 4-reductase-like, which yields MAEAAAATREAVNGGASAKGPVVVTGASGFVGSWLVMKLLQAGYTVRATVRDPTNVEKAKPLLDLPGATERLSLWKADLAVEGSFDDAIRGCTGVFHVATPMDFESKDPENEVIKPTVEGMVSILRACKVAGTVRRIVFTSSAGTVNVEERRKPVYDEDSWTDVDFCRRVKMTGWMYFVSKTLAEKAALAYAAEHGLHLITIIPTLVVGPFFSAGMPPSMITALALVTGNEAHYSILKQVQFVHLDDLCDAHIFLFEHPAACGRYVCSSHDATIHGLAALLRDRYPEYDIPQSFPGIEDDLQPVRMSSKKLLDHGFTFKYTMEDMYDGAIRACREKGLITLATAGGDGSAPVRKPGDTDVTVTAGGDGSAPVRAPGETDVTIGA from the exons atggcggaggcggcggcggcaacgcGGGAGGCGGTGAACGGAGGCGCGAGCGCGAAAGGGCCGGTAGTGGTGACGGGGGCGTCGGGCTTCGTCGGCTCCTGGCTCGTCATGAAGCTCCTCCAGGCCGGCTACACCGTCCGGGCGACGGTGCGCGATCCCA CGAACGTTGAGAAGGCGAAGCCGTTGCTGGACCTTCCCGGAGCAACGGAGCGCCTGTCCCTATGGAAAGCCGACCTGGCGGTGGAAGGCAGCTTCGACGACGCCATCAGAGGCTGCACCGGCGTCTTCCACGTCGCCACGCCCATGGACTTCGAGTCCAAAGATCCTGAG AATGAGGTAATCAAGCCGACGGTGGAAGGGATGGTAAGCATCCTGCGAGCCTGCAAGGTGGCCGGCACCGTGCGCCGCATCGTCTTCACTTCCTCCGCCGGGACGGTCAACGTCGAGGAGCGGCGGAAGCCCGTCTACGACGAGGACAGCTGGACCGACGTCGATTTCTGCCGTCGCGTCAAGATGACCGGATGG ATGTACTTCGTGTCTAAAACCCTGGCGGAGAAGGCGGCACTGGCGTACGCGGCGGAGCACGGCCTGCACCTCATCACCATCATCCCGACGCTCGTGGTTGGCCCTTTCTTCAGCGCGGGCATGCCGCCGAGCATGATCACCGCGCTGGCGCTCGTCACGGGGAACGAGGCCCACTACTCGATCCTGAAGCAGGTGCAGTTCGTCCACCTCGACGACCTCTGCGACGCCCATATCTTCCTCTTCGAGCACCCGGCCGCCTGCGGACGCTACGTCTGCTCCTCGCACGACGCCACCATACACGGCCTCGCCGCCCTGCTCAGGGATAGGTACCCCGAGTACGACATCCCGCAGAGCTTCCCTGGGATCGAGGACGACCTCCAGCCAGTGCGCATGTCGTCCAAGAAGCTCCTAGACCATGGCTTCACTTTCAAGTACACCATGGAGGACATGTACGACGGCGCCATCCGGGCGTGCCGGGAGAAGGGCCTCATAACCCTCGCCACTGCCGGAGGGGACGGCTCTGCCCCAGTGCGCAAACCCGGCGACACGGATGTGACGGTCACTGCCGGAGGGGACGGATCTGCCCCAGTGCGCGCACCCGGCGAGACGGATGTGACGATTGGCGCTTAG